From Pseudomonas sp. B21-028, one genomic window encodes:
- a CDS encoding MarR family winged helix-turn-helix transcriptional regulator, whose protein sequence is MSDYTPGAEGTSPSTLERYIRISRAYTAATRRIDAKLSAVHGLSFSDFMILHHLKQAHGGRLRRADLAECMGLTASAVTKSLLPLEKIGWVSRQSDPRDARVGYACLTNAGAQLVDDAVLTAESSCQEAYQAIFGEMTVSLEPIAASE, encoded by the coding sequence ATGTCTGACTACACACCGGGTGCGGAAGGCACTTCGCCCTCAACACTTGAACGCTATATCCGCATATCCCGGGCATACACTGCCGCCACTCGGCGTATCGACGCGAAACTCTCCGCCGTGCATGGGTTGAGCTTTAGCGACTTCATGATTCTGCACCATCTTAAACAAGCCCACGGCGGCAGGCTTCGTCGTGCAGATTTGGCAGAGTGCATGGGCTTAACTGCGTCAGCCGTAACCAAGTCCCTTCTACCCTTGGAGAAAATAGGTTGGGTATCTCGTCAAAGCGATCCCCGCGATGCGCGCGTTGGTTACGCATGCTTAACCAACGCGGGCGCGCAGCTTGTTGACGACGCGGTGCTGACCGCAGAGAGTTCGTGTCAGGAGGCCTACCAAGCCATCTTCGGCGAGATGACCGTCTCCCTTGAGCCAATCGCCGCGAGCGAGTGA
- a CDS encoding ATP-binding protein, whose product MSAVHIIFGPLGAGKSTLARQITAQLNAVCFSIDEWMQRLYGPDLPQPPSLEWVLPRVRRCESQIWETCVQVLASGKDVVLDQGFMTKADRTQIRRQAHNAGYEVLSHFVNADKPLRRERVLQRNLEKGATYSFEITAQMFDVMDARFEHPSPSELKECRNV is encoded by the coding sequence ATGAGCGCCGTACACATTATTTTCGGCCCTCTCGGGGCCGGTAAGTCGACACTAGCTCGGCAGATAACGGCCCAGCTAAACGCAGTCTGCTTCTCGATTGATGAATGGATGCAGCGTCTATACGGCCCAGATCTGCCTCAGCCCCCTAGCCTGGAATGGGTGCTTCCCCGTGTTAGACGTTGCGAGTCGCAAATATGGGAAACGTGCGTTCAGGTTCTAGCGTCGGGTAAGGACGTGGTGCTGGATCAAGGCTTTATGACGAAAGCAGACCGCACTCAAATCCGACGGCAGGCCCACAACGCGGGATATGAGGTGCTTAGCCACTTCGTAAATGCAGATAAGCCGCTACGCCGTGAGCGCGTACTGCAACGAAACCTAGAAAAAGGTGCGACCTATTCGTTCGAAATAACGGCCCAAATGTTTGATGTCATGGACGCGCGCTTTGAACACCCATCCCCATCCGAACTGAAGGAGTGTCGCAATGTCTGA
- a CDS encoding EcsC family protein encodes MTTGKGEDSSSLMKMVEAIAISPQDARELVDQYKRQARSLASSATDEKIQDAVVDKIISRYSKLAATSGAATALPGVIPGIGTVVSAVGGGLADISVCMKLQIDMTMCLAVAINGKMSNEDAKHMSYIIALYGSLEQMGSSSATKIASKAGVRMVHQYLKGPTLQIIKELFAKIGISFTQKAAAKVIPFGIGVLVGGTANYALTTYVGKTARDTFRLNLKEEAATE; translated from the coding sequence ATGACAACAGGAAAAGGCGAAGACAGCTCCTCACTGATGAAGATGGTGGAAGCCATCGCCATTAGCCCGCAGGATGCCCGTGAGCTGGTTGACCAGTATAAACGCCAGGCACGTAGCTTGGCGTCGTCCGCCACGGACGAAAAGATTCAAGACGCTGTGGTCGACAAAATTATCAGCCGCTACTCAAAGCTGGCCGCGACATCTGGCGCAGCCACTGCCCTTCCGGGTGTCATTCCCGGTATCGGTACTGTGGTGAGCGCTGTTGGGGGAGGGCTGGCGGACATCTCCGTGTGCATGAAGCTGCAGATCGACATGACCATGTGCCTGGCAGTGGCCATCAACGGCAAGATGTCAAACGAAGATGCCAAGCACATGTCGTACATCATCGCGCTGTACGGTTCCCTGGAACAGATGGGGTCTTCCAGCGCAACCAAAATCGCCAGCAAGGCCGGCGTGCGTATGGTGCATCAATATTTGAAGGGGCCGACACTTCAGATCATCAAGGAGTTGTTCGCGAAAATCGGTATCTCGTTCACTCAGAAAGCCGCAGCAAAAGTGATTCCGTTCGGAATCGGAGTTCTCGTTGGCGGAACGGCGAATTATGCGCTTACCACCTACGTGGGAAAAACCGCTCGTGACACTTTCCGCCTGAACCTGAAAGAAGAGGCGGCTACAGAGTAA
- a CDS encoding DUF805 domain-containing protein → MARIEPVFGSISSEIENPYQLGDAQLIDDEVVTFSKPRILDFSGRISLARFWLIRVPLVLVLPCILLAFFMVGLRHQLVVLLIVGVTVVVPAILLDVSLLVRRARDLGWSPMIWGILFVFPVIGFVATLPLIMLPGRKAINKYGPPNPPLSTLVKLLTALLVVLALVTSTVLVVYFPQYHPQALYEWFVNALVQA, encoded by the coding sequence ATGGCAAGGATAGAACCTGTTTTCGGCAGCATCAGCAGCGAAATCGAAAATCCATACCAACTGGGCGACGCCCAACTGATTGACGACGAGGTTGTCACGTTTTCAAAACCCAGGATTCTTGATTTTTCCGGGCGTATTTCTCTGGCGCGCTTCTGGCTGATTCGTGTGCCCTTGGTGTTGGTTCTTCCGTGCATTTTGCTGGCGTTCTTTATGGTGGGGTTGCGCCATCAATTGGTGGTTTTGCTGATAGTCGGTGTCACCGTTGTCGTTCCTGCCATCCTGCTCGACGTGTCTCTACTGGTACGCAGGGCACGTGATCTAGGCTGGAGTCCGATGATATGGGGAATTCTCTTCGTGTTCCCTGTTATCGGTTTTGTGGCAACGCTTCCGCTCATCATGCTTCCGGGGCGTAAAGCGATTAATAAATACGGCCCGCCCAATCCACCTCTCTCGACGTTGGTAAAGCTACTTACCGCGCTGTTGGTGGTGCTGGCGCTTGTAACTTCAACCGTGCTAGTTGTGTATTTTCCCCAATACCACCCACAGGCACTCTACGAGTGGTTCGTTAATGCATTGGTTCAGGCATAA
- a CDS encoding DUF3916 domain-containing protein — MRQIALSDKKLRGIPRRLRALERWAASFNGNYFPRRYEDQRYDHWKIPVHVFLVQGPQASIEVQAFCVQQLLEAAAHLSRAADRSQGYYRVACLLTWPSLHQSEVTVFYDRDYYLGFLGQHNTLAPLRLSDKLALDVPDSFIEHGHDVTQSDDEVEVHWWCIGEPA; from the coding sequence TTGCGTCAAATAGCCCTCAGCGACAAAAAGCTCCGAGGTATCCCCCGCCGTCTCCGTGCATTGGAGCGCTGGGCTGCGAGTTTCAATGGCAACTACTTTCCTCGTCGCTATGAGGACCAGCGTTACGACCACTGGAAAATCCCGGTACACGTTTTCCTGGTGCAGGGGCCGCAGGCTTCCATCGAAGTGCAAGCCTTCTGTGTTCAGCAGTTGCTCGAAGCGGCGGCCCATTTATCCCGGGCGGCGGATCGCAGCCAGGGCTACTACCGCGTCGCCTGCCTGCTGACATGGCCCTCGTTGCACCAAAGTGAAGTCACGGTGTTTTACGATCGTGACTACTACTTGGGCTTTCTGGGACAACACAACACCCTGGCTCCGCTCCGTTTGAGTGACAAGCTTGCCTTGGACGTGCCTGATTCATTCATTGAGCATGGACATGACGTAACCCAGAGCGACGATGAGGTCGAGGTCCACTGGTGGTGTATCGGAGAGCCTGCCTGA
- a CDS encoding MFS transporter, with the protein MSTTATASTTASVVNQTSPLVMRIIGACALAHLINDLIQAVLPSIYPMLKANYGLSFAQVGLITLTFQLTASLLQPWVGYHTDRHPKPWLLPAGMVCTLIGIMMLAFVGSFGAILLASALVGIGSSTFHPETSRVARLASGGRYGLAQSTFQVGGNAGSAFGPLLAAAIVIPFGQGHVAWFGLFAVFAIFVQYGLSRWYRNHLNLFKLKQGGKATHGLSKARVTAALVVLALLVFSKYFYMASFTSYFTFYLIEKFHLSVTSSQLYLFLFLGAVAAGTFFGGPIGDKIGRKKVIWFSILGAAPFTLALPYVDLFWTGVLSMIIGFILASAFSAIVVFAQELVPGNVGMIAGVFFGLMFGFGGIGAALLGYLADIHGIEYVYTLCSYLPLLGVLTILLPSTKGV; encoded by the coding sequence ATGTCCACCACTGCCACAGCCTCGACCACTGCCTCAGTCGTCAACCAAACGAGCCCGCTCGTCATGCGGATCATTGGCGCCTGCGCACTCGCGCATTTGATCAATGACCTCATTCAGGCCGTACTGCCTTCCATCTACCCGATGCTGAAGGCCAACTATGGGCTGAGTTTTGCTCAGGTGGGACTGATCACCCTGACCTTCCAACTGACCGCCTCCCTGTTGCAACCCTGGGTGGGCTATCACACCGACCGTCACCCCAAACCCTGGTTGCTGCCTGCCGGCATGGTCTGCACCCTCATCGGCATCATGATGCTGGCGTTCGTCGGCAGCTTTGGCGCGATCCTCCTGGCCTCCGCGCTGGTGGGCATCGGCTCGTCGACCTTCCACCCGGAAACCTCGCGTGTGGCCCGGCTTGCTTCAGGCGGTCGCTATGGCCTGGCGCAGTCGACCTTCCAGGTCGGCGGCAATGCGGGCAGCGCCTTCGGTCCGTTGCTGGCCGCGGCCATCGTGATTCCGTTTGGTCAAGGCCATGTTGCCTGGTTCGGCCTGTTTGCCGTCTTCGCCATCTTCGTGCAGTACGGCCTGAGTCGTTGGTACCGTAACCACCTCAACCTGTTCAAGTTGAAACAGGGCGGCAAGGCAACCCATGGCCTGTCCAAGGCGCGGGTGACCGCTGCACTGGTGGTCCTGGCGTTGCTGGTGTTTTCCAAGTATTTCTACATGGCGAGTTTCACCAGCTACTTCACGTTCTACCTGATCGAGAAATTCCACCTGTCGGTCACCAGCTCCCAGTTGTACCTGTTCCTGTTCCTGGGAGCGGTGGCCGCCGGCACGTTCTTCGGTGGCCCCATCGGCGACAAGATCGGCCGCAAGAAGGTCATCTGGTTCTCGATCCTGGGCGCGGCACCTTTCACCCTGGCGCTGCCTTATGTGGACCTGTTCTGGACCGGCGTGCTCAGCATGATCATCGGCTTCATCCTCGCCTCGGCGTTCTCCGCCATCGTCGTCTTTGCCCAGGAGCTGGTGCCGGGCAATGTTGGCATGATTGCCGGCGTGTTCTTCGGCCTGATGTTTGGTTTCGGCGGCATCGGCGCGGCGTTGCTGGGGTATCTCGCGGACATCCACGGCATCGAGTATGTCTACACGCTGTGTTCCTACCTGCCGTTGTTGGGTGTGTTGACCATTCTGCTGCCTTCGACCAAAGGCGTTTAA
- a CDS encoding helix-turn-helix domain-containing protein codes for MSVSLDKGINRRKKDIMIKPLNEALLEIDEGAWTMIGRATDYPADWFIPPHAHEKHQLIYAVEGVMVVHTASSQWTVPSNRGLWMPCGQVHSVRCVGHVKMRSVFVRPDAVADLPTETKAVSISALLSELIKVAVHLPLPHAPNTRAARVMELILDELALLPTLPLHLPQPTDPRIKKICVTLQGDPADGSTLSDWSARLGLDGKTIQRLFRKETGITFGQWRQQVRLLQAVERMAVGEKIIDVALALGYDSPSAFTNMFRKQFGKTPSKFFI; via the coding sequence ATGTCTGTCTCACTGGACAAGGGAATCAACCGTCGCAAAAAGGACATCATGATCAAACCTCTAAATGAAGCGTTGCTCGAGATCGATGAAGGCGCCTGGACCATGATCGGGCGGGCAACCGATTACCCTGCGGATTGGTTCATCCCACCGCACGCCCATGAAAAGCACCAGTTGATCTACGCCGTCGAAGGCGTGATGGTTGTACACACGGCGTCAAGCCAGTGGACGGTCCCGTCGAATCGGGGGCTGTGGATGCCCTGCGGGCAGGTACATTCGGTGCGGTGCGTGGGGCACGTCAAAATGCGCAGCGTATTCGTCCGGCCTGATGCAGTGGCAGACCTTCCGACCGAAACGAAGGCCGTCAGCATTTCCGCCCTGTTGAGTGAACTGATCAAGGTCGCCGTGCACCTGCCGCTCCCCCACGCCCCGAACACCCGCGCAGCCAGGGTGATGGAGTTGATTCTCGATGAGCTCGCCCTGCTCCCCACCCTGCCGCTGCACCTTCCGCAACCCACGGATCCGCGGATCAAGAAGATCTGCGTCACGCTACAAGGCGATCCTGCCGATGGCTCGACACTGTCGGATTGGAGCGCCCGTCTCGGCCTTGATGGAAAGACGATCCAGCGGCTGTTCCGCAAGGAAACCGGGATTACCTTCGGGCAGTGGAGACAGCAGGTACGCCTGCTGCAAGCGGTGGAGCGAATGGCGGTGGGAGAAAAGATCATCGATGTTGCGCTGGCGCTGGGGTACGACAGCCCGAGCGCGTTCACGAACATGTTCAGGAAGCAGTTTGGCAAGACGCCGAGCAAGTTTTTTATATGA
- a CDS encoding DUF2986 domain-containing protein: MNRQKKIKQLLKAHAKKASAKLAPKNKPKYISKADRLKLSVESSEELITPPETE, encoded by the coding sequence ATGAATCGTCAGAAAAAAATCAAGCAGCTACTAAAGGCCCACGCTAAAAAGGCCAGTGCCAAGTTGGCGCCGAAAAACAAACCCAAGTACATCAGTAAAGCGGACCGATTGAAACTGTCTGTTGAATCCAGCGAAGAATTAATCACTCCTCCTGAAACTGAGTAG
- a CDS encoding ABC transporter substrate-binding protein, whose amino-acid sequence MKPSTPATALLFLLLGTGGVRAEEYQVVTEEWAPYNYQENRQLTGMTTEIVRAIMALTGDEFKVLLQPSMRATQVLRTRPRTIMYSLFRTPEREPLYKWVGPIVEEAIYPYQLASTPPVNSLEQLLGAPQITTRHAGLVPEKLQSLGFKNLDKSATESKLLYRMLLAGRTNIIVGDTDAGVAYYSRQLNIAPGTLRKIPIELYRSSLYIAFSLDSEDKRVAAWARALEQLRQSGELKRIQYRYEQPPAQ is encoded by the coding sequence GTGAAACCTTCGACACCCGCCACGGCGCTGCTCTTTCTATTGCTCGGCACGGGGGGTGTCAGGGCCGAGGAGTATCAGGTGGTCACCGAGGAGTGGGCCCCGTACAACTATCAGGAGAACCGCCAGCTCACCGGCATGACCACGGAAATCGTTCGGGCGATCATGGCGCTGACCGGGGATGAGTTCAAGGTGCTGCTGCAGCCCAGTATGCGAGCCACCCAGGTGTTGAGGACCCGACCCAGGACAATCATGTACTCGCTGTTCCGCACGCCGGAGCGTGAGCCGTTGTACAAGTGGGTTGGGCCCATTGTGGAGGAGGCCATTTATCCCTACCAACTGGCGAGTACGCCGCCGGTGAATTCCCTGGAACAACTGCTGGGGGCCCCTCAGATCACCACGCGGCACGCCGGGCTGGTGCCTGAGAAACTGCAATCGCTGGGCTTCAAGAACCTCGACAAAAGTGCCACCGAGAGCAAGTTGCTCTACCGCATGTTATTGGCGGGGCGCACCAATATCATTGTGGGGGACACCGATGCGGGGGTGGCGTATTACAGCCGCCAGTTGAACATCGCCCCCGGCACGCTACGCAAGATACCCATCGAGTTGTACCGATCATCGCTGTACATCGCTTTCAGCCTCGACAGTGAAGACAAACGGGTCGCCGCGTGGGCCCGCGCCTTGGAGCAGCTACGCCAATCTGGCGAGTTGAAGCGTATCCAGTATCGGTACGAGCAGCCCCCTGCGCAATGA
- a CDS encoding alpha/beta fold hydrolase, whose amino-acid sequence MNTFHRTLAIATLALATVGAQAAPAQTSATATTSAVGSVVQSASYITTKDGVQLYYKDWGPRNGQVVTFSHGWPLDSDSWESQMMFLASKGYRVVAHDRRGHGRSSQPWEGNDMDHYADDLAAVIEALDLKDVTLVGFSTGGGEVARYIGRHGTARVKKAVLVSSVPPLMLKTDTNPGGLPLAVFDGLRKASLENRSQLYLDIASGPFYGYNRKGAKPSQGLIQSFQAQGMQGGAKNTYDSIAAFSATDFRDDLKKFDVPTLVIHGDADQIVPIDAAGRASAALIKGARLIVYPGAPHGLPETHKDRLNQDLLTFLKE is encoded by the coding sequence ATGAACACATTCCACCGCACCCTGGCCATCGCTACCCTGGCACTCGCGACCGTCGGCGCCCAAGCGGCGCCGGCACAGACCAGCGCCACTGCCACCACCTCTGCCGTCGGCAGCGTCGTCCAGTCCGCCAGCTACATCACCACCAAGGACGGCGTTCAGCTGTATTACAAGGACTGGGGCCCGCGTAATGGTCAGGTCGTCACCTTCAGCCACGGCTGGCCGCTGGACTCCGACAGTTGGGAATCGCAGATGATGTTCCTCGCGTCGAAGGGTTATCGGGTTGTCGCCCATGATCGTCGCGGCCACGGTCGCTCCAGCCAGCCGTGGGAAGGCAACGACATGGATCACTATGCCGACGACCTGGCGGCGGTCATTGAAGCGCTGGACCTGAAGGATGTGACCCTGGTGGGCTTCTCGACAGGGGGTGGTGAAGTGGCTCGCTATATCGGTCGCCACGGGACTGCCCGAGTCAAGAAAGCGGTGCTGGTGTCCTCTGTCCCGCCACTGATGCTCAAGACCGACACCAACCCCGGCGGCCTGCCGCTCGCGGTGTTCGACGGCCTGCGCAAGGCATCCCTGGAGAACCGCTCACAGCTTTACCTGGACATCGCCTCCGGCCCCTTCTACGGCTACAACCGCAAGGGCGCCAAACCGTCCCAGGGTCTGATTCAATCGTTCCAGGCCCAGGGCATGCAAGGTGGCGCCAAGAATACCTATGACTCGATCGCGGCGTTCTCGGCCACCGATTTCCGCGATGATCTGAAGAAGTTCGACGTGCCGACCCTGGTGATCCATGGCGACGCCGACCAGATCGTGCCGATTGACGCTGCCGGTCGGGCTTCGGCGGCATTGATCAAGGGCGCCCGGCTCATCGTCTACCCTGGCGCGCCGCACGGGTTGCCCGAGACGCACAAGGATCGTCTGAACCAGGACCTGTTGACCTTTCTCAAGGAATAA
- a CDS encoding Lrp/AsnC family transcriptional regulator produces the protein MEGLVKLDRIDINILVELQKDGRITNVSLADAVGLSASPCLQRVKRLEAAGYISGYNAHLNLAKITESVTVFTEITLHDHKREDFAKFESNIRLVDEVLECHLISGGYDYLARFMTRSIPHYQEVMEGLLDKNIGIAKYFSYIVIKSPVLKDGVPLRKLLHR, from the coding sequence ATGGAAGGTTTAGTCAAGCTTGATCGAATTGATATCAACATCTTGGTTGAGCTGCAAAAAGATGGCCGCATTACCAATGTCAGCCTCGCCGATGCGGTAGGTCTGTCGGCAAGCCCATGTCTGCAGCGGGTCAAGCGGCTCGAGGCGGCCGGGTATATTTCCGGATACAACGCGCACCTCAATCTGGCCAAGATCACTGAGTCGGTCACCGTGTTCACGGAGATCACGCTACACGACCATAAGCGCGAAGACTTCGCCAAGTTCGAGTCCAATATCCGCCTGGTCGATGAGGTGCTCGAATGCCATTTGATCAGTGGAGGCTATGATTACCTTGCACGTTTCATGACCCGCAGCATTCCGCATTATCAGGAAGTGATGGAAGGGCTGCTGGATAAGAACATCGGTATTGCCAAGTATTTCAGCTACATCGTTATCAAATCGCCGGTGCTGAAGGATGGCGTACCGCTGCGCAAGCTGCTGCATCGCTGA
- a CDS encoding HAD family hydrolase codes for MELTDYRALLIDCDEVLFDRDSGIWAALQPLLEGFPDTLSREQVLAEYEQVMRGLYPRFSELGFSGLLCFAHRQLAERLGLKASWEEGMRFARSVCDWSLYEDAPGAMLYLRKFYRLLVYGDRDSADREAFCERLGIASEDFLSPTDNPLEDRAWLLTNDLEPKDILMVRGSSVDGSLPGGLCLIQRGCSEPRLSGPADFYINSMADLVTQHQQSLRR; via the coding sequence ATGGAACTGACGGACTATCGTGCACTGCTGATTGATTGCGATGAGGTCCTGTTCGATCGGGACTCTGGCATCTGGGCGGCGTTGCAACCGCTGCTCGAGGGTTTTCCAGATACACTGAGTAGAGAGCAGGTACTGGCTGAATATGAGCAGGTGATGCGCGGGCTCTATCCTCGCTTCTCCGAGCTGGGGTTCAGCGGCCTGTTGTGTTTCGCACATCGCCAGTTGGCGGAGCGCCTGGGACTCAAGGCCAGTTGGGAGGAGGGCATGAGGTTCGCCCGTTCGGTTTGCGACTGGTCACTGTACGAGGACGCACCTGGCGCGATGCTGTATCTGCGCAAGTTTTACCGGCTATTGGTTTATGGAGACCGTGACAGCGCAGATCGCGAGGCTTTCTGTGAGCGTTTGGGAATCGCGTCGGAGGATTTCCTGTCGCCAACCGACAATCCGTTGGAAGATCGCGCCTGGCTATTGACTAACGACCTGGAACCTAAGGATATTCTGATGGTGCGTGGTTCGTCTGTCGATGGATCCTTGCCAGGCGGCTTGTGCCTGATCCAGCGTGGTTGCAGCGAACCTCGTTTATCTGGTCCGGCGGACTTCTACATCAACAGCATGGCTGACCTGGTGACACAGCATCAACAATCTCTGAGGCGCTGA
- the gabT gene encoding 4-aminobutyrate--2-oxoglutarate transaminase, with protein MNSKCEETPYLLEQRDRFVPRGLVTAHPLVIDRAQGAEVWDVGGKRYLDFVGGIGVMNIGHNHPKVLAAVQAQMQKVTHACFQVVAYQPYLDLVQRLCGLVAGSSGIAHKAALFTSGAEAVENAVKIARAHTKRPAVISFRGGFHGRTLLGTTLTGMSQPYKQNFGMAPEVFHTPYPNAYRGFTSEMALQALNELFATQVSPDRVAAIIIEPVQGDGGFLSAPVEFLRALRALTEQHGIVLIADEVQTGFGRTGTWFGFQHAGIQPDLVTVAKSLAAGMPISGVVGRAEIMDAPAPGGLGGTYGGNALACAAALAVIDTYEQEQLLARGVKLGERLRQGLLRLQSRFPQIGDVRGTGFMLAIELIKNDAARSPDPELNQQVIDEARNGGLLVIKCGVYRNVLRFLAPLVAEEAQVDEALDILEKALSRVLS; from the coding sequence ATGAACAGCAAATGCGAAGAAACCCCTTATCTGCTCGAACAGCGTGACCGGTTTGTGCCGCGCGGCTTGGTCACTGCTCACCCGCTGGTAATCGATCGAGCCCAAGGGGCAGAAGTGTGGGACGTAGGTGGCAAGCGTTATCTGGACTTCGTTGGCGGTATCGGCGTGATGAACATCGGCCACAATCATCCGAAAGTGCTTGCGGCGGTACAGGCGCAGATGCAGAAGGTGACCCATGCCTGCTTCCAGGTGGTTGCCTACCAGCCTTACCTCGACCTGGTGCAGCGCTTGTGCGGGTTGGTCGCTGGTTCCAGTGGCATTGCGCATAAGGCCGCGCTGTTCACCTCGGGTGCTGAGGCGGTTGAGAACGCCGTGAAGATCGCCCGCGCCCATACCAAGCGTCCAGCGGTTATTTCTTTCCGTGGCGGTTTCCATGGTCGAACCTTGCTCGGTACGACCCTGACGGGCATGAGCCAGCCCTATAAGCAAAACTTCGGCATGGCGCCGGAAGTCTTCCATACTCCTTATCCGAATGCTTATCGCGGCTTCACCAGCGAGATGGCACTGCAGGCGCTGAACGAGCTGTTCGCCACTCAGGTCTCTCCGGATCGCGTCGCTGCGATCATCATTGAACCGGTTCAGGGCGACGGCGGATTCCTTAGCGCACCGGTCGAATTTCTCCGGGCGCTGCGGGCACTCACCGAACAACACGGCATCGTGCTGATTGCCGATGAAGTGCAGACCGGCTTCGGCCGTACCGGCACATGGTTCGGTTTCCAGCACGCCGGTATTCAGCCGGACCTGGTCACCGTCGCCAAGAGCCTGGCCGCCGGCATGCCGATCTCGGGCGTGGTGGGTCGTGCAGAAATCATGGATGCACCAGCCCCCGGCGGTCTGGGCGGTACCTATGGCGGCAACGCGCTGGCTTGCGCGGCGGCGTTGGCGGTGATCGATACCTACGAGCAGGAACAACTGCTGGCGCGCGGCGTGAAGCTGGGCGAGCGTTTGCGTCAGGGCCTGTTGCGTTTGCAGTCACGCTTTCCTCAGATCGGTGACGTACGCGGTACCGGTTTTATGCTGGCGATCGAACTGATCAAGAACGATGCGGCCCGCAGTCCGGATCCGGAGTTGAATCAGCAAGTGATTGATGAGGCGCGCAACGGCGGTCTGCTGGTGATCAAGTGTGGCGTGTACCGCAACGTATTGCGTTTCCTCGCGCCTCTGGTCGCTGAAGAGGCACAAGTCGACGAAGCGTTGGATATTCTCGAAAAGGCGTTGTCACGGGTTCTGAGCTGA
- a CDS encoding glyoxylate/hydroxypyruvate reductase A, protein MTLLYKADPVRGEQWQALFAEHAPDIEWRTWPDIGDPRDIRYLAAWQAPDDLETLLPNLQVLFALSAGVDQLDLGRLPENLPVVRLLDPGITQGMCEYASFAVLSLHRDMLRYRQQQAEKHWQAHRLLPATKRRVGVMGLGLQAQQILATLQPYGFALSGWARSRHCIPGVDCFAGTEQLPAFLGQCDILLCVLPLTEQTEGILDHQLFQHLPKGAALVNMGRGGHLVEEDLLEALASGQLSAAVLDVLHEEPAQPEHPFWQHPQILLTPHIAAMTQPESAFGVLLENIRRHQRGDSMLGQIDRKQGY, encoded by the coding sequence ATGACCCTGCTCTACAAAGCTGACCCGGTGCGCGGCGAACAATGGCAAGCATTGTTCGCCGAGCACGCTCCGGATATCGAATGGCGCACCTGGCCGGATATCGGCGATCCACGGGATATTCGCTACCTGGCCGCCTGGCAGGCACCGGACGATCTCGAAACACTGCTACCAAACCTGCAAGTGTTGTTCGCCCTGTCGGCCGGCGTCGATCAACTCGACCTTGGCCGCTTGCCGGAAAATCTGCCGGTGGTGCGTTTGCTCGACCCGGGCATTACCCAGGGCATGTGCGAATACGCCAGTTTCGCGGTGCTCAGCCTGCACCGGGATATGCTGCGCTATCGTCAGCAACAGGCCGAAAAGCACTGGCAAGCGCACCGACTGCTGCCTGCGACAAAACGCCGGGTCGGGGTCATGGGCCTGGGCTTGCAAGCCCAACAGATACTCGCCACCTTGCAACCCTATGGCTTCGCCTTGTCTGGCTGGGCCCGCAGCCGACATTGCATACCCGGGGTCGACTGCTTCGCCGGCACCGAGCAACTGCCGGCATTTCTTGGTCAGTGCGACATCCTGCTCTGCGTCCTGCCGCTGACCGAGCAGACCGAAGGGATTCTCGACCACCAACTGTTCCAACACCTGCCCAAAGGTGCCGCGCTGGTCAATATGGGGCGAGGTGGGCACCTGGTGGAAGAGGATCTGCTGGAAGCTCTGGCCAGCGGCCAGCTCAGTGCAGCAGTGCTGGACGTGCTACACGAAGAACCGGCGCAGCCCGAGCATCCGTTCTGGCAACACCCTCAGATTTTACTGACCCCGCATATCGCCGCGATGACTCAGCCGGAAAGTGCGTTTGGCGTGCTGCTGGAGAATATCCGTCGGCACCAGCGTGGCGATTCCATGCTCGGTCAGATTGACCGCAAGCAGGGCTATTAA